The following coding sequences lie in one Streptomyces sp. NBC_00510 genomic window:
- the pyrE gene encoding orotate phosphoribosyltransferase: MSDARDALLQQIKDKAVVHGKVTLSSGLEADYYIDLRRITLDAEAAPLVGQVMLDATADLDFDAVGGLTLGADPVATSMLHAAAARGRRLDAFVVRKAQKAHGMQRRIEGPDIKGRRVLVVEDTSTTGGSPLTAVEAAREAGAEVVAVAVIVERGAAGAIAEAGLPYVRAFGLDDLGLG, encoded by the coding sequence ATGAGCGACGCGCGTGATGCCCTGCTGCAGCAGATCAAGGACAAGGCCGTGGTGCACGGCAAGGTGACCCTCTCCTCGGGTCTCGAGGCCGACTACTACATCGACCTGCGCCGGATCACGCTGGACGCCGAAGCCGCTCCGCTGGTGGGTCAGGTGATGCTCGACGCCACCGCCGACCTGGACTTCGACGCCGTCGGCGGCCTCACCCTCGGCGCCGACCCGGTCGCCACCTCGATGCTGCACGCCGCCGCGGCCCGCGGCCGCCGGCTGGACGCCTTCGTGGTGCGCAAGGCGCAGAAGGCGCACGGCATGCAGCGCCGCATCGAGGGGCCGGACATCAAGGGCCGCCGGGTGCTGGTGGTCGAGGACACCTCGACCACCGGCGGCTCGCCGCTGACCGCGGTGGAGGCCGCGCGCGAGGCCGGCGCCGAGGTCGTGGCCGTCGCCGTGATCGTCGAGCGGGGCGCCGCCGGGGCCATCGCGGAGGCCGGTCTCCCGTACGTCCGCGCCTTCGGTCTGGACGATCTCGGCCTGGGCTGA
- the fbaA gene encoding class II fructose-bisphosphate aldolase — translation MPIATPEIYNEMLDRAKAGKFAYPAINVTSTQTLHAALRGFAEAESDGIVQISTGGAEFLGGQYKKDMVTGSVALAEFAHVVAEKYPVNIALHTDHCPKDKLDGYVRPLLAVSQERVAAGRNPLFQSHMWDGSAETLDHNLAIAQELLAEAVKAKIILEVEITPTGGEEDGVTHEINDKLYTTVEDAIRTAEALGLGEKGRYLLAASFGNVHGVYKPGNVVLRPELLKELAEGVAAKFGKQDPFNFVFHGGSGSTKEEIATALENGVVKMNIDTDTQYAFTRPVADHVLRNYDGVLKIDGEVGDKKTYDPRSWGKLAEAGMAARVLEACQDLRSAGTKLK, via the coding sequence ATGCCCATCGCAACCCCCGAGATCTACAACGAGATGCTCGACCGGGCGAAGGCCGGCAAGTTCGCCTACCCGGCCATCAACGTGACCTCGACCCAGACCCTGCACGCCGCGCTGCGCGGCTTCGCGGAGGCGGAGAGCGACGGCATCGTCCAGATCTCGACGGGCGGCGCCGAGTTCCTCGGTGGCCAGTACAAGAAGGACATGGTCACCGGTTCGGTGGCGCTGGCCGAGTTCGCGCACGTCGTCGCCGAGAAGTACCCCGTCAACATCGCGCTGCACACCGACCACTGCCCGAAGGACAAGCTGGACGGCTACGTGCGCCCGCTGCTGGCGGTCTCCCAGGAGCGCGTGGCGGCCGGCCGCAACCCGCTGTTCCAGTCGCACATGTGGGACGGCTCCGCCGAGACCCTCGACCACAACCTCGCCATCGCCCAGGAGCTGCTGGCCGAGGCCGTCAAGGCGAAGATCATCCTCGAGGTGGAGATCACCCCCACCGGCGGCGAGGAGGACGGCGTCACCCACGAGATCAACGACAAGCTGTACACCACGGTCGAGGACGCCATCCGCACCGCCGAGGCGCTGGGCCTGGGCGAGAAGGGCCGGTACCTGCTCGCCGCCTCCTTCGGCAACGTCCACGGCGTCTACAAGCCGGGCAACGTCGTGCTCCGTCCCGAGCTGCTGAAGGAGCTCGCGGAGGGTGTGGCCGCCAAGTTCGGCAAGCAGGACCCGTTCAACTTCGTCTTCCACGGCGGCTCCGGCTCCACCAAGGAGGAGATCGCCACCGCGCTGGAGAACGGCGTGGTCAAGATGAACATCGACACCGACACGCAGTACGCCTTCACCCGCCCGGTCGCGGACCACGTGCTCCGCAACTACGACGGTGTGCTGAAGATCGACGGCGAGGTCGGCGACAAGAAGACCTACGACCCGCGCAGCTGGGGCAAGCTGGCCGAGGCCGGCATGGCCGCCCGCGTCCTCGAGGCCTGCCAGGACCTGCGCTCCGCCGGCACCAAGCTCAAGTAA
- a CDS encoding DUF3151 domain-containing protein, with amino-acid sequence MAIHENLLGGPPPTNLPDDPEPRELLASGAAPSEVAAKYPVSSLAWAQLADDAFEGGRVVESYAYARTGYHRGLDALRRNGWKGHGPVPWEHEPNRGFLRALHALARAAQAIGEQEEYERCSTFLRDSSQTAADTLG; translated from the coding sequence ATGGCCATTCACGAGAACCTGCTCGGGGGACCGCCCCCGACGAACCTGCCCGACGACCCCGAGCCGCGCGAGCTGCTCGCCTCGGGAGCGGCCCCCTCCGAGGTCGCCGCCAAGTACCCGGTGTCCTCCCTGGCCTGGGCGCAGCTCGCGGACGACGCCTTCGAGGGCGGCCGGGTCGTCGAGTCGTACGCCTACGCCCGCACCGGTTACCACCGAGGCCTGGACGCGCTGCGCCGCAACGGCTGGAAGGGCCACGGCCCGGTGCCCTGGGAGCACGAGCCCAACCGCGGCTTCCTGCGGGCCCTGCACGCCCTGGCGCGCGCCGCCCAGGCGATCGGCGAGCAGGAGGAGTACGAGCGCTGCAGCACCTTCCTGCGGGACTCCTCCCAGACCGCCGCCGACACCCTCGGCTGA
- a CDS encoding tryptophan 2,3-dioxygenase family protein codes for MSHRPDVSQAAPEAPNLDFEGTTPYEDYVQADVLTHLQHPRSDDPGEMVFLVTTQVMELWFTVIVHEWETASRALAADDLPTALAALKRSTYELQSLNASWEPIAHLTPAQFNAYRAALGEGSGFQSAMYRRMEFLLGEKSASMLVPHRGAPRVHDELQKALHEPSLYDEVLRLLARRGHDVPQRDDLSQRYEADPAVERAWQAVYSGDQEGELVRLGEALTEVAELVWRWRNDHLVATRRAMGAKTGTGGSAGVSWLEKRATKNVFPELWTARSHV; via the coding sequence ATGTCCCACCGCCCCGACGTTTCCCAGGCGGCCCCCGAGGCCCCGAACCTGGACTTCGAAGGGACCACCCCGTACGAGGACTACGTCCAGGCCGACGTCCTCACCCATCTGCAGCACCCCCGCTCCGACGACCCCGGCGAAATGGTCTTCCTGGTGACCACCCAGGTCATGGAGCTGTGGTTCACCGTCATCGTGCACGAGTGGGAGACCGCCTCCCGTGCGCTCGCGGCCGACGACCTGCCCACCGCGCTGGCCGCGCTCAAGCGCAGCACCTACGAACTGCAGTCGCTCAACGCCTCGTGGGAGCCGATCGCCCACCTCACCCCGGCGCAGTTCAACGCCTACCGCGCCGCCCTCGGCGAGGGCTCGGGCTTCCAGTCGGCGATGTACCGGCGCATGGAGTTCCTGCTCGGCGAGAAGTCCGCGTCGATGCTGGTCCCGCACCGCGGCGCGCCGCGGGTGCACGACGAGCTGCAGAAGGCGCTGCACGAACCCAGCCTCTACGACGAGGTGCTGCGGCTGCTGGCCCGCCGCGGCCACGACGTCCCGCAGCGCGACGACCTCTCGCAGCGCTACGAGGCCGACCCGGCCGTCGAGCGGGCCTGGCAGGCCGTCTACTCCGGTGACCAGGAGGGCGAACTCGTCCGGCTGGGCGAGGCGCTGACCGAGGTGGCCGAGCTGGTGTGGCGCTGGCGCAACGACCACCTGGTGGCGACCCGCCGCGCGATGGGCGCCAAGACCGGCACCGGAGGCTCCGCCGGGGTCTCCTGGCTGGA